One Halioglobus japonicus DNA segment encodes these proteins:
- a CDS encoding esterase/lipase family protein, whose protein sequence is MPVVRKVASFGLILWLLLAPQVRSDDYLVASADRCVILLHGLFRSSLSLKPMQWYLDHAGYTTVNLSYPSLLYPIPELAEMAVTQSLRTCHSRGAHQINFVTYSFGGILVRQYASVQPIQGMQRAGMLGPPDGGSHVAFYYSSFEFLQPIESDVLVQLGKGDESILLTLGPVAFELDVIASTIPDITLLPSFPDELSDGTVSLSEARVPGVKELLTMPVTHTVMILNPEVMRHSDEVERGMHLGLVIALL, encoded by the coding sequence ATGCCTGTTGTTCGAAAAGTCGCCAGTTTCGGTCTCATACTCTGGCTGTTGCTTGCCCCTCAGGTCCGGTCCGATGATTACCTGGTGGCTAGTGCGGATCGCTGCGTGATCCTGCTGCACGGTTTGTTTCGATCGTCGCTGTCGCTCAAGCCCATGCAGTGGTACCTCGATCACGCCGGCTACACCACGGTCAACCTGAGTTACCCCTCACTGCTTTATCCGATTCCTGAATTGGCGGAGATGGCGGTGACCCAATCGTTGCGCACCTGTCATTCCAGGGGTGCCCACCAGATCAACTTCGTGACCTATTCTTTCGGCGGCATCCTGGTGCGCCAATATGCGAGCGTTCAGCCCATCCAGGGTATGCAGCGAGCGGGAATGCTGGGGCCGCCCGACGGCGGTAGTCATGTGGCCTTTTACTATAGTTCGTTTGAATTTTTGCAACCGATTGAATCAGATGTTTTGGTGCAGCTGGGGAAGGGCGATGAATCTATTCTGCTGACGCTTGGGCCGGTGGCATTCGAATTGGATGTCATCGCCAGCACGATTCCCGACATTACCCTGTTGCCCAGTTTCCCGGATGAACTCAGCGATGGCACCGTGTCACTGAGCGAGGCCAGGGTGCCCGGCGTGAAGGAATTGCTGACCATGCCGGTGACGCATACGGTCATGATTCTTAATCCTGAGGTCATGCGCCATAGCGACGAGGTGGAAAGGGGCATGCATCTGGGTCTTGTTATTGCACTCCTCTGA
- a CDS encoding surface lipoprotein assembly modifier, translating into MAWPIKPVRFSCALIAWVAAAPVIAAGTEFSAEFGLGAEYDSNVSVDELDATSNESDYAYIADADLGFDQQLGEKVDLSLNYNVSQTNYDRFERLDRTTHLVGADLGADLGAVNTGMALYYINAQLDGNDFLEYYRGSPYVSGFLAKKWFARGAYVYSDKTIAQNPDRDAESHAGEFDLYFFRRGLRSYFNAGYKFKDEDATAERYDYKAHNVKLRYIHRFDLWGDVLKMEFSWRYEDRDYSGITPSIDEERADQRHRWKIDMEYPLSERTLLQIYGGYSDYDSNFPRAAYDQHVVGTRLSWRWE; encoded by the coding sequence ATGGCATGGCCTATAAAACCGGTTAGATTTTCCTGCGCGTTGATCGCGTGGGTTGCCGCTGCGCCTGTCATAGCCGCCGGCACTGAGTTTTCAGCAGAGTTTGGCCTGGGCGCAGAATACGACAGCAACGTCTCTGTCGATGAACTGGACGCCACCAGCAACGAAAGCGATTACGCCTACATCGCAGACGCCGACCTCGGGTTCGATCAGCAATTGGGCGAGAAGGTCGACCTGTCACTGAACTACAACGTCAGCCAGACCAATTACGACCGCTTCGAACGCCTCGACCGCACCACTCACCTGGTGGGTGCAGATCTCGGCGCCGACCTGGGTGCGGTTAACACAGGCATGGCGCTCTACTACATCAACGCCCAGCTCGACGGTAACGACTTCCTGGAGTACTACCGGGGCTCGCCCTATGTATCGGGCTTTCTGGCCAAGAAATGGTTTGCCCGCGGCGCCTACGTGTACTCCGACAAAACCATTGCCCAAAATCCAGACCGGGACGCGGAGAGCCACGCCGGCGAATTTGACCTGTACTTTTTTCGCCGCGGACTTCGCAGCTATTTCAATGCCGGTTACAAGTTCAAAGACGAAGACGCCACAGCTGAGCGCTACGACTACAAGGCCCACAACGTAAAGCTGCGATATATCCACCGCTTCGACCTGTGGGGCGATGTGCTGAAAATGGAATTCTCCTGGCGCTACGAGGACCGCGACTACAGCGGCATTACGCCAAGCATTGATGAAGAGCGCGCTGATCAGCGCCATCGTTGGAAGATCGACATGGAGTACCCGCTAAGCGAGCGAACGCTGCTGCAAATCTACGGCGGCTACTCCGATTACGACTCAAACTTTCCCCGGGCTGCCTACGACCAGCACGTAGTCGGCACGCGCCTGTCCTGGCGCTGGGAATAA
- a CDS encoding S8 family serine peptidase, whose translation MLAVALATPPAAFAQVPGSLTGAEEQVEEDVEENVEEEVEEEIVQEEVEEAVEEEVEEQTSELVLGYTEDILEDDVEEEVVEDVEESVEEVVEEEIVEETVEETIEETVEEQVAETVTEDVEENVEETVEETVEETVAQDVEEVVEESVEEEVQEQVAETVEESVQDDVQEQVAQTFEETVESGVEQNVDLAVAVQVETAVEERLESEIDDILDAVESDLEIDEERIHREQWLVMAEPEVFEELAEEGYLFDTVTDLPGLGMRLAEVAGPSSFDITAVRRGVLDVVGKDRAEVDLNHIYTAGTQLASAEHGVAPRTVMQLPAGAETAAPRIGMIDSSVDTSHPALAESQIESRVFVGKGADVPEFHGTAIASIIAANSPDYSGLAPNAEVYAAGVFEISEEHGEIASTVSLLRALDWLISSEVDVVNISLAGPPNRLLEAALGRAKEQEVVVLAAAGNGGPVAAPMYPAAYDTVVAVTAVDSSHQVFRLANRGEYLDLAAPGVDLLHARAGGGFVASSGTSFAVPFAATAAASLLSQQPGEDVMNLLYQSAEDLGPPGRDEIYGHGLLRLAGN comes from the coding sequence GTGTTGGCCGTCGCGCTGGCCACGCCGCCGGCAGCGTTTGCCCAGGTCCCAGGGTCGCTGACCGGGGCTGAGGAGCAGGTGGAAGAGGATGTCGAAGAGAATGTTGAAGAAGAAGTAGAAGAAGAAATTGTCCAGGAAGAGGTCGAAGAGGCCGTTGAGGAAGAGGTCGAGGAACAGACCAGTGAGCTTGTGCTCGGCTACACCGAAGACATTCTGGAAGACGACGTCGAGGAAGAAGTGGTTGAGGACGTCGAGGAATCCGTAGAGGAAGTGGTCGAGGAAGAGATCGTCGAAGAGACGGTGGAAGAGACCATCGAGGAAACTGTTGAAGAGCAGGTGGCGGAAACCGTCACCGAAGACGTCGAAGAGAATGTCGAGGAAACCGTTGAGGAAACGGTGGAAGAGACGGTTGCCCAGGACGTCGAAGAGGTCGTCGAAGAGAGCGTTGAGGAAGAGGTTCAGGAACAGGTTGCCGAGACGGTTGAAGAGAGCGTTCAGGACGATGTTCAGGAGCAGGTCGCCCAGACCTTTGAAGAGACCGTTGAAAGCGGCGTAGAGCAAAATGTCGATCTCGCTGTGGCCGTCCAGGTTGAAACCGCAGTCGAAGAGCGCCTCGAATCAGAAATTGACGATATTCTCGACGCCGTTGAAAGCGATCTGGAAATTGACGAAGAGCGCATTCATCGCGAGCAATGGTTGGTTATGGCTGAGCCTGAGGTCTTCGAAGAGCTGGCCGAGGAAGGCTATTTGTTCGATACCGTCACTGATCTGCCAGGCCTTGGTATGCGCCTGGCTGAGGTTGCCGGACCTTCAAGTTTCGACATCACAGCGGTGCGCCGCGGCGTGCTCGACGTGGTCGGTAAAGATCGCGCCGAGGTCGACCTCAACCACATCTATACCGCAGGCACCCAGCTGGCCAGTGCAGAACACGGCGTAGCGCCGCGCACGGTCATGCAGTTACCGGCAGGGGCCGAAACGGCTGCGCCTCGTATTGGCATGATCGACAGCTCAGTGGATACCTCGCATCCAGCGCTGGCGGAGTCGCAGATTGAGAGCCGTGTCTTTGTCGGCAAAGGTGCCGATGTACCTGAATTCCACGGCACCGCCATCGCTTCGATTATCGCTGCCAATTCACCGGACTATAGCGGCCTGGCACCGAATGCCGAGGTATATGCTGCCGGCGTATTTGAAATCAGCGAAGAGCACGGCGAAATTGCTTCTACCGTCAGTCTGCTTCGCGCTCTGGACTGGTTGATTTCATCCGAGGTTGATGTGGTGAACATCAGCCTGGCGGGTCCGCCGAATCGTCTCCTGGAGGCTGCGCTGGGTCGCGCCAAAGAGCAGGAGGTGGTGGTACTGGCTGCCGCGGGTAATGGCGGTCCGGTCGCCGCACCCATGTATCCTGCCGCCTACGATACGGTGGTGGCAGTCACAGCCGTGGATAGCAGTCATCAGGTGTTCCGCCTTGCTAACCGGGGGGAATATCTGGATCTGGCAGCGCCCGGTGTCGACCTGTTGCACGCCCGGGCGGGTGGTGGCTTTGTGGCATCTTCCGGCACATCGTTCGCGGTGCCCTTTGCGGCGACAGCTGCGGCGAGTCTGTTGAGCCAGCAGCCCGGTGAAGATGTGATGAACCTGCTTTATCAGTCAGCCGAGGATCTTGGCCCACCGGGACGCGATGAAATCTACGGTCATGGCCTGTTGCGCCTGGCCGGTAACTGA
- a CDS encoding RNA polymerase sigma factor — translation MPSLSDSQREALMAELGGLRRFCYSLTGNAADADDLLQGTVEKLLSKGIPEDAHTAKWSYRVCKNVWIDELRSREVRQRYPSIADEEEDARSTEAVAEGEQALDAVSRALEQLPEDQRLALTLVTVEGKSYAEAAEILEVPVGTIMSRIARARKNLLDIYSPPGAD, via the coding sequence ATGCCATCGCTCAGCGATTCACAACGTGAGGCCCTTATGGCCGAACTGGGTGGATTACGCCGATTCTGCTACTCCCTCACCGGGAATGCCGCTGACGCGGATGACCTGCTGCAGGGGACCGTAGAAAAGCTGCTGAGTAAAGGAATTCCGGAAGATGCGCATACTGCTAAATGGAGTTATCGGGTCTGCAAGAACGTCTGGATTGACGAACTGAGGTCCCGCGAGGTGCGCCAGCGCTATCCCAGCATCGCAGATGAAGAGGAAGATGCGCGGTCCACCGAAGCCGTCGCCGAAGGCGAACAGGCACTGGACGCAGTATCAAGGGCATTGGAACAACTGCCCGAAGATCAGCGACTGGCGCTCACCCTGGTCACGGTAGAAGGTAAAAGTTACGCCGAAGCGGCAGAGATTCTCGAGGTTCCAGTGGGAACCATCATGAGCAGAATCGCCCGGGCGAGAAAGAACTTACTAGACATTTACAGCCCGCCAGGGGCGGACTGA
- a CDS encoding anti-sigma factor family protein: MNEQDYQQLSQYLDGELDVFTTRQLEQRLQQEPELAATLAQLQGQDAAIRGALNTTAEAPAAVRAMLEPASNVVALPQRKARPTWQYAVAASLIAAAGLAISPAWQQAPSADQMLANVLETSPSMASGWQTLDNGDQVRPVLSFKDRAGNWCREFLITEAGEASRGVSCRAAGEWQTQVLAATEIPGDAGQFRPAGAADANPVANFLAEQADSIPLSASEEASLIENHWN, translated from the coding sequence ATGAACGAACAGGATTACCAACAGCTGTCGCAGTACCTGGATGGTGAACTGGATGTATTCACCACACGCCAGCTGGAACAGCGCCTCCAGCAGGAGCCTGAGCTCGCTGCCACACTGGCACAGTTGCAAGGCCAGGACGCCGCCATTCGGGGCGCCCTGAACACCACAGCCGAAGCCCCGGCGGCGGTTCGCGCCATGCTGGAACCGGCAAGCAACGTGGTTGCCCTGCCGCAGCGCAAGGCTCGCCCCACCTGGCAATACGCGGTGGCAGCATCCCTGATTGCCGCAGCCGGCCTGGCGATCAGCCCGGCCTGGCAGCAGGCCCCCAGCGCCGACCAGATGCTGGCCAACGTACTGGAAACCAGCCCCTCCATGGCCAGCGGCTGGCAGACCCTGGACAACGGCGACCAGGTTCGCCCGGTCCTCAGCTTTAAAGATAGAGCCGGCAACTGGTGCCGCGAGTTTCTAATCACCGAAGCAGGCGAAGCCTCCCGCGGTGTCTCCTGTCGCGCCGCTGGGGAATGGCAAACCCAAGTACTGGCCGCCACTGAGATCCCCGGCGACGCTGGCCAATTCCGCCCCGCAGGCGCTGCTGACGCCAACCCGGTGGCCAACTTCCTGGCCGAACAAGCCGACAGCATCCCGTTGAGCGCTTCTGAAGAAGCCAGCCTGATCGAGAATCACTGGAACTGA
- a CDS encoding phosphotransferase, giving the protein MAIPDSVAQLSAGWLSEALQTPIASVSTLDQHDGTTGRAALALQREDGTSQRIFAKLPPADEQQRMFVVATGMGEREARFYAELAAEVPVRVPASYYSEWAPGGEHYIMVLEDLEASGCGFRTASERYSLAYVESVLDAFATLHSQYWETPRFATDLDWISAPPQHPIAPVLVAQAHEAFADQMPPVFSELAQLYTEHTDAIHRLWERGPHTLVHGDAHDGNMFADGDSPGFLDWALLAKTNPMRDVGYFLAGTVEPNDLKASAGTLLARYREALIREGVTPPDAAQMYCDCQLHAAYVWVGAVTTLAMGDAWQPQNYVLKTLERLHQSLEFLETAKTIESELADL; this is encoded by the coding sequence ATGGCTATTCCCGACAGTGTTGCCCAGCTATCCGCCGGCTGGTTGAGTGAAGCGTTGCAGACCCCAATCGCCAGCGTGAGCACCCTGGACCAACACGACGGCACAACAGGACGGGCGGCACTCGCACTGCAGCGGGAGGACGGAACCTCGCAACGCATCTTTGCCAAGCTACCGCCGGCAGATGAGCAGCAGCGGATGTTTGTTGTTGCCACCGGCATGGGCGAGCGCGAAGCGCGCTTCTACGCGGAACTCGCTGCGGAAGTGCCGGTGCGTGTGCCCGCATCCTACTATTCAGAATGGGCTCCCGGTGGTGAACACTACATCATGGTGCTGGAAGATCTTGAGGCGAGTGGCTGCGGGTTCCGTACTGCCAGCGAGCGCTATTCCCTGGCCTACGTGGAATCCGTGCTCGATGCGTTTGCCACGCTCCACAGTCAGTACTGGGAGACACCGCGCTTTGCCACCGACCTGGACTGGATAAGTGCGCCTCCCCAACACCCGATTGCCCCGGTACTTGTCGCCCAGGCGCACGAGGCCTTTGCAGATCAGATGCCTCCGGTGTTCAGTGAGTTGGCCCAGCTTTATACCGAGCACACCGATGCCATTCACCGGCTCTGGGAGCGGGGGCCGCATACGCTGGTTCACGGCGATGCCCACGACGGCAATATGTTTGCCGACGGCGATTCGCCGGGTTTTCTGGACTGGGCCTTGCTGGCCAAGACTAACCCGATGCGCGATGTGGGCTACTTCCTGGCGGGCACGGTTGAGCCGAACGATCTCAAAGCCTCGGCAGGCACATTGCTGGCACGATACCGGGAGGCCCTGATCCGCGAGGGTGTGACACCGCCTGACGCTGCCCAGATGTACTGCGACTGCCAGTTGCACGCGGCCTACGTATGGGTGGGGGCCGTCACCACCCTGGCCATGGGCGACGCCTGGCAACCCCAGAATTATGTACTCAAGACCCTGGAACGGCTTCATCAGTCGCTGGAATTCCTGGAAACTGCAAAAACTATCGAATCGGAACTTGCTGATTTATAA
- a CDS encoding isoaspartyl peptidase/L-asparaginase family protein has translation MLKVQILKPAIAALSLAVAASGMAASSETSAPLAIVIHGGAGTILKENMTEVTEKAVRAKLTEATNAGYAVLENNGSAMDAVIAAIRILEDSPLFNAGRGAVYNYEGHHELDASLMDGADQNAGAVAGVQHIRNPISLARLVMDASPHVMLMGEGAEAFARSQDVPMVDNSIFNTERRYEALQKAKQKLEKEERLGKDYQAALDALPLHYRYGTVGAVALDASGNLAAGTSTGGMTAKRYGRIGDAPIIGAGTWADNASCAVSATGHGEYFIRFHVAADICARVKYQGKSAQQAADNVIHDVLMPAGGTGGVIVLDPSGNISMSFNTPGMYRASRSREQPVKTGIYKAD, from the coding sequence ATGCTCAAGGTACAGATTCTGAAACCCGCCATTGCCGCCCTCTCCCTCGCGGTAGCTGCCTCGGGAATGGCAGCATCATCAGAAACGTCAGCGCCGCTGGCCATCGTCATCCACGGTGGGGCGGGCACAATCCTCAAGGAAAATATGACCGAGGTCACTGAAAAAGCGGTACGCGCCAAGCTCACAGAGGCCACCAACGCCGGCTATGCGGTGCTTGAGAACAATGGCTCAGCCATGGACGCGGTGATCGCTGCCATTCGTATTCTCGAGGATTCGCCGCTGTTCAATGCGGGACGCGGGGCGGTGTATAACTATGAAGGGCACCACGAACTCGACGCTTCACTTATGGACGGTGCCGACCAGAACGCGGGGGCTGTGGCGGGGGTCCAACATATCCGCAATCCGATCTCGCTCGCTCGCCTGGTGATGGATGCTTCTCCACATGTGATGTTAATGGGTGAAGGTGCCGAGGCATTTGCCCGCAGCCAGGATGTACCCATGGTCGACAACAGTATTTTCAATACCGAGCGACGCTACGAAGCCCTGCAAAAGGCCAAACAGAAACTGGAGAAAGAAGAGCGACTGGGCAAGGACTACCAGGCCGCTCTCGACGCCCTCCCCCTCCATTACCGCTATGGCACAGTCGGTGCCGTAGCCCTCGACGCTTCCGGCAATCTTGCTGCAGGCACCTCTACCGGCGGCATGACGGCCAAGCGCTACGGCAGAATTGGCGATGCACCCATTATTGGCGCGGGTACCTGGGCGGATAATGCCAGCTGTGCCGTGTCCGCTACCGGTCACGGTGAATACTTTATCCGCTTCCACGTTGCAGCCGATATTTGTGCTCGCGTGAAGTATCAGGGTAAATCCGCGCAACAGGCGGCCGATAATGTGATTCACGATGTGCTGATGCCGGCAGGTGGAACCGGGGGCGTTATCGTGCTCGATCCGTCCGGGAACATCAGTATGAGTTTCAATACACCGGGCATGTATCGGGCCTCGCGCTCCAGGGAACAACCAGTGAAAACCGGCATCTACAAGGCGGACTAA